In Terriglobia bacterium, the DNA window CGCCGCTCTGCTGAATGATCCCGTAAGCCGTGGATAGCCCCAGCCCGGTGCCTTTCGACCTGTCTTTCGTTGTGAAGAACGGTTCGAAAATGTGAGACAGAGTCTCCGCGTCCATTCCACGCCCCGTATCCTGGACCGCAAGCATTACATAGTTGCCGCCTTCGAACTCTGCGCTGCTCCCAGGCGGTGTCGTAAGATTGATGTTTGCCGTTTCTATGCGAAGCGTGCCGCCACCCGTCATGGCGTCGAGCGCATTGACGACAAGATTCATCAGGACCTGTTCGATTTGTCCTTTATCGGCCTCGACGCTCCACAGGTCATCCGCAAGATCCCACTTCAGTTCGATGTTATCGCTGATGAGAGATCGAAGCATCTGGTCCATGTTCTTGACAACGCGGTTGAGATTGAGGATTTTCGGCTGCAGTACCTGTTTGCGTCCGAAGGCCAGGAGTTGTCGGGTGACCGATGCGGCTTTTTGCGCCGCATCATAGATCAACAGCAGGTCCGGCCGCATCGGATGGGTGTTACTGACGCGGCCGAGCAAGACCTCGCAGCGACCGCTGATGACCGTCAGAAGGTTGTTGAAATCGTGCGCTACGCCACCGGCCAGCCGTCCCACGGCTTCCATTTTGTACACCGCCTGGACTTCTTCTTCAAGGCGCCTGCGCGCGTCTTCAGAGCGGTTTCGTTCGGCAATTTCGTCGCGCAGGATGTCGTTGGCCCGGGCCAGCGCCGCCGTCCGGTTTTGTACCCGCAGTTCGAGTTCGTCATTGGAGCGGCGGAGCTCTTCTTCGAACCTCTTGCGCTCGGTGATGTCCCGGACGTGCAGGAGCATCGCCGGTTGGCCAAGATACTCAATGCGGCTGGTGCGGATCGAAACCGGAACAGACCGGCCGTCGACCGTGAAACTGAATCCTTCGAAGTCGGCCTTCGGCTGGGTGCTGAGCGTGATGATTTCGTTGCGCCGCTCGGGAGGGACTAATTCGGAGACGTTTTTCCCGATGATGTCTTCGCGCGTTATTCCGTGCAGCGCGGCCGCGGCCGGATTACAGTCGAGCACATTCCCGGCCATGTCCTCGATAAAGATGGCGTCGGGAGAACTCTCGAAAAACGTGCGAAAAAGCAGCTCGCGGTCCTGCGCCTTCATTCAGGGGCATTGTAGCAAACGGACGTTATTTCCTTTTTTCAAAGTGGCTGTCCCATTCATCCAGGCTGCGCGGCCAGTCTTCCTTCAACAGGCGGGAGAGTGCGCGGTCGGCGAGAAGGCGGCCTTCAGTCTGGCAGGTGGCGCAGTAGTTGCATTCGTTTTCTGCGTAGACGATGCGCTGGATGGGGGAGCCGCACACGGGGCACGGCTTTCCGTAGCGCCCGTGGACGGCCATTTCCGGCCGGAACGCCGTGACTTTGGCTGGAAATCCGTTGCCGGCCTCAAGCCTCAGTCTTTCGATCCATTCCGATAGTGTCGTTTGCACCGCACTGTGCAGCCGCGTGATTTCCTCGCCGCTCAATTTCTGTGTCAGCTTCATGGGCGAGAGGCGGGCGCGATGCAGGATTTCGTCGGAGTATGCATTGCCGATACCGGAGAACAGGCGCGGATCGGTCAGAGCCCGCTTCAATGTATGGTTCTCGCGAGTCAGCGGCTCCTGGAAAGCCTCGAGTGGGGAACCGAGCACCTCGAGAGCGCCGCGATTGAACGCATCGAGGTGCTTTTCGCCTTCGACGAGATAAAGCGACGCTCTTTTCTTCGATCCGGCCTCCGTCAGCAGAAGGGTACCGGAAGGGAAGTCGAATGACGCCAGTCCCAGTTTCCCAGGGATCTTCGCGCCGCGATCTTTCCATTGAAATCGCCCCGCGATCATGAGGTGAATCACAAGGAACAGATTTCCATCGAACTCCAGGACAATCTGTTTTCCCAGGCGGCGGATGCCCGCGACAGTCCTGTTGTGTAGAACGGAAATCGGCGGCGTGACAGACCTCACCACGAAGGGACTGGCCAGCCGGACGCCTTCCAGCGTCTGATGGAGTATTCGAGGCTTCAGGGCGTCGATATAAAGCAGCACATCCGGCAGTTCAGGCATAGACAGCGAGGTTCGCGCCGAAGGCTAAGATGTCGTGAGCCTGTCGAGGTAATCGGTTTCGTGGTTCTGCAGGAACCGGGGCCGGAGTACGCGATTCCACCACATTACGGCGCCGGTAATGAAAAGCAGCAGCGGTATCAGGCCGAGCACTGTCCAGAGGGCTTTGATCGGCCATCCGCCGAAGCGGCCGAAATGGAGCCGCGCCAGCCACTGCAGGACGGCATCCCCCGAGCGGGTTGCCGCGGGTCTGGACTCATCGATAGGTTGAAAGTGATCGACAACGTTTTGAAACGGATTCGGAAAAGCGAGATAGATTCCGGATACCGCCCACATGAAGACCAAAAGGAAAGTCCAGAAACCGGCGGCACTATGCAGATGCCAGTTGAACAATTTCCAGTTCGACTGCAAATCCACCGTCAGGCTGCGGCGCCAGCTCGCGATACCGGGCCACCAGATGATCATCCCCGTTACACACAGCAAGGCAAGTGCGATCGCGCCGATTCCATTTGCGCTCCGGCCTGTGTCGCCGTACAAAAGTTCATCATGCAACGATGCGAGCCATACAATGAAACGCACCATGGCCGGGTCCGGATACCCGAGGTACTTGCCGGTGTACGGATCGAAGATGCGGTGCAACGAACCCGGTACGCCGTCGCGCTCCAGCCAGATTTCGACCGCGAGTTTCGGATCCTTCTGCGGCCAGACGTGCGA includes these proteins:
- a CDS encoding PAS domain S-box protein, which gives rise to MKAQDRELLFRTFFESSPDAIFIEDMAGNVLDCNPAAAALHGITREDIIGKNVSELVPPERRNEIITLSTQPKADFEGFSFTVDGRSVPVSIRTSRIEYLGQPAMLLHVRDITERKRFEEELRRSNDELELRVQNRTAALARANDILRDEIAERNRSEDARRRLEEEVQAVYKMEAVGRLAGGVAHDFNNLLTVISGRCEVLLGRVSNTHPMRPDLLLIYDAAQKAASVTRQLLAFGRKQVLQPKILNLNRVVKNMDQMLRSLISDNIELKWDLADDLWSVEADKGQIEQVLMNLVVNALDAMTGGGTLRIETANINLTTPPGSSAEFEGGNYVMLAVQDTGRGMDAETLSHIFEPFFTTKDRSKGTGLGLSTAYGIIQQSG
- a CDS encoding DNA-formamidopyrimidine glycosylase family protein, coding for MPELPDVLLYIDALKPRILHQTLEGVRLASPFVVRSVTPPISVLHNRTVAGIRRLGKQIVLEFDGNLFLVIHLMIAGRFQWKDRGAKIPGKLGLASFDFPSGTLLLTEAGSKKRASLYLVEGEKHLDAFNRGALEVLGSPLEAFQEPLTRENHTLKRALTDPRLFSGIGNAYSDEILHRARLSPMKLTQKLSGEEITRLHSAVQTTLSEWIERLRLEAGNGFPAKVTAFRPEMAVHGRYGKPCPVCGSPIQRIVYAENECNYCATCQTEGRLLADRALSRLLKEDWPRSLDEWDSHFEKRK
- a CDS encoding PepSY-associated TM helix domain-containing protein is translated as MSESPSLIGRLWSRPQNIWARRALFQIHLWSGIAVGIYLLVSSVSGSLLVFRIELHNMFNHPQAPVTIAGERMTDDQLKQAAMRFFPGYSVSHVWPQKDPKLAVEIWLERDGVPGSLHRIFDPYTGKYLGYPDPAMVRFIVWLASLHDELLYGDTGRSANGIGAIALALLCVTGMIIWWPGIASWRRSLTVDLQSNWKLFNWHLHSAAGFWTFLLVFMWAVSGIYLAFPNPFQNVVDHFQPIDESRPAATRSGDAVLQWLARLHFGRFGGWPIKALWTVLGLIPLLLFITGAVMWWNRVLRPRFLQNHETDYLDRLTTS